TGGGTCGAATTCGGCTTTCACGCGTTTCCGCACAAAGTCACCTATGTGTTTTAGAGTGGGAATCTGGCCTTTCTCTCTGATATCTGCGACCACCCCTTTCCATTTGTCAACGAGATGATCTGGCAGACGCATCACAATTCTTCTCAAGCTGTCATTGGCGTTTATGTCTGCATAATAATTGAGACGGTGCATGATGGAGAGACAGTTGATGATATCCAGTGAGAATGCTTTGAGAGCTTCTCGATTGCTTCTCCCAATCTTCTCTCCCGTTGTCAGTTTGTTGACCACGGCTCGGGCTATGACACTTGGCTGGCCGAATTGCTCCTTTAAATATTTCAGCGCTGTAGCATACATTATGCCCTTTGATCCCAGGCCGGAGATAGCTCTTTCAGCTTCACCTTTCACGTGCATTCGTAACTGAATCATTTGGGTGTTGTCTTTAAGGTGTACCTTGTCGTGGATGTGAATCTTAAATTGATCTACGAAATCTGTATAGGAGAGGGCATCGCCATCAAAGGAGGGTAGCTGTATTGAAGGAATGTCCTTGTTAGCTTCTAACTTGAAAAGCGCATCGGCTATCGTGACATTTCCTATGTCGGACTGGGGAAGGAGGGTCTCCTGAAACTCAATAAGATCATCGATCCAGGCGTCAAATGAGCGGGCATATGCCAGTTCGGTCTTGGGAGCTAGATTAAAGACGGATGCTTGCCCTGATATCTGTGAGGCCTGCTGAGCATTACCGTGACTAGTAGGAGTTTTACTAGTGTGATTTTCAATGACTGTCAAATCCAGTGATGGACCGGTTTGGACCTGGGAGCTCGACGGTGTATTAGTCCCACTTGCTTGAGCTGTGACTGCGTTAGAACTAGCTACGTTACTTAGGTGACTCGTGTCTTCTCCAGAGCCACTTGTGTTACTTGTATGACTCGTGTCCTTTTCAGAACCACTCGCGTTACTTGCGTGACCCGTGGTTTCTTCAGAACCACTTGCGTTACTTGCGTGACCGCTCGCGTTTTGTACGGATCCGCTTACATTATCTGCTCCTGCTGTGTGGACTTGATTGTCTTCAAGCGCGATTACAGAACCTTCTACTTCTTCTTCAATAGAAAATACATCGTTAGCCAAATCATTTTCCCACTGATCCAAGGTGTCGTGCTCCTCTTCCTCGACGAGATCATACAGCTCGCCATTCTGATGTCGAGCTATTTCGTAATCCTTTCGAAGCTGTTGGATTTCTTTCTTAAGTCGCGTCTTGCTATCTTGAACTTGACCCTTATCGACTATTTCACGAATTCGCTTAATACATAAGGTCACTCTTCGGCGGCTTTGAGACCTTTGATTTCTCTTCTTCTTAAGGACATTCTCCGGGTAAGTTTCTTCGCTGGTCTCTCCGCTTTGGTCAGCCATCTCTCAGCATGAATGAAATGTCTGAAGGGTATACCAAATCGCCGGCTAAATCGACGCTCAAATCCTTCAGAAAATTTGGTAAGAACCCCAGCAGACAATGACCGAGCCAGGAAATCCTATTAATAGCCTTTAATTGAAGCAATTCTGAAAATAAAGTACAAACGAACGATTTACAAGACTGCATTCCGATCATATTTGGGACGTATAGCAAAGACGATTTCTATTGTAATATAAATGACATGGCTAGAACGAACTTGAAAacgaaaataatgcaaaaataaGACGATCGTACCTGAAGGGTAAAACCTCGCTCGGTCTAAAAGGCATGAACTTTCTGTAAAACACTGGCTGTACTGTCCGTAAGCTAATAACAGACGTGCTTCTTTGCTGACCGCGTGTTCAATGCTACTAAGTAACTTGAGAATGAAATTGAAGCTAAGCTAGAATTACGTGTTCGATTACTTAAATCAGTTAAAGATCAACTAGTTATTATATTAAGTTCCAGTCAATAACAATTATAACAATTACTAATGCAATGgttgcgaccgttgcagaaaTAGACAGCGGTTCTACTTTACGTGATACTTGcctcgcaacggaagttcaaaaaaggttcacgaaaccgaccatgttacacggtgcaaagcCTGCCGAAACTCCGTTGCACATAAGCTccgttgcacataagtttcacctaaaagtttcaacgtgcaATAGCGGCTTCTTCAATGAAATCGCCTTGTTGTGCCGCGTGTAAAAAAACCTgcgttaagcctggtttccaaaTAGTCATCTCTGTCGTACCTGTCGTCCGCGTTAAGCCAGGTTTCCATATAAACGTCTCTGACAGTTTCCATTTGCCGTATAACTTATCATTGCCGTCGTCTATGTCGTAGAGATAGAACGCAATTCTATCGGGACGACAGTGTCGCTGCTGTCGTATGGGTCGTTTTGGATAATCGCATGAGTGTTTCCATATGGTCATCCCTGTCGGACGACAGGTACGACAGAGATGactatatggaaaccaggcttaacgcAGGTTTTTTTACACCCGGCACAACAAGGCGATTTCATTGAAGAAGCCGCTGTtgcacgttgaaacttttaggtgaaacttatgtgcaacggagcttcgaaacaagtttcagcaggctttgcaccgtgtaacatggtcggtttcgtgaaacttttttgaacttccgttgcgaggCAAGTATCACGTAAAGTAGAACCGGTGTCTAtttctgcaacggtcgcaacCATTGCATTAGTAATAAAATCAAGACTTTCACCCTACAACAGTACTTAGTGAGGTCTCTCTCGGTCTTGTTACGCtgcgccaatcagaaaccggaacaacacatttcgagaccagtttcaacgtttccgaACAAGTTTCGACCTTTACTGCTTACACGGTGCAACGGCTGCTGAAACTTATTTTGCAGCGCCGTTACACATATGTATCAActaaaagtttcaacttgtACGTACTATTAAGAAGAAAGCcgattttttttgttactgtttttatatgtttgttgctgtttgttaattatattttatattatttactGAGGAGTTGGAAGAAATTGTACTTGCGGAAAGATATAGATCTGTAATAATCAGCACTGAAGCGTCTTGAAATGAGAGCATAAAGGCATACCAGCTGCacaaaagggaaaataaaaatgtttaatAGCTGTTCCTTCATTTATCTATTAACAATTTAGGACGCGTTGTTATACAAAATATGAAGTAAGACTTGTTCTGGTGAATACCGCTGACCCGTAATGTCGCATGGCACAATATTCCTCTTGAAGGTGCTCTCGAAGACAATTGTTTTCTACCATCTGGGCACCATAAATTGGGGTAAAATAATTAGCTTATTGAAGTCTGCTCTGAATGTTGCATTATTCCATCGTTTGGAGTGAATGGTGTCGCCTGATTGAGGAGTACAGCAAAAGGACAAAGTGGAAACTTACGCGTTTGTTAACTTCATGTCGGCTTGCTTTGGTACGACCAAACCTGACTTACGTGAGCTGAAATAGGGAAATGGGCTGCTGCTGGAGATGAATAATAAGATCAGCTGGAAGAAAAGGTTCTGGGGACTGGATTTCTGAATAATACGAGTACCATGCGGAAATAACCAGCTCCGTCAACGCGACTGAAAAAGTGGAGAAATGGACCAAACCGTAGAGTAAGCTCCAGTTCCATTCAGTTTGTTTCATGGTCATAAACGATTGTTTTCAGTAGAAATTTACTCAACAGACAATATTCTTTTAATCTGACGGCTTTCTCGGTCTTCTTCTAGTTTTTCTAGAGAActgaggaaattttaatttaagcaaaatttaagaaacttgattttcatgttgtttttgctgattgCCCTCAGAACAAAATAAGCCCGCCCCGCAGAAAGTTTTACAGATTTAGTAACTGGAATGTTTGTTGTAAACTATCCATGTAGTTCCAGTTCTAGAACTGATGTACTTCTAGAGAAAGTGAGAGAAATCTACTGCTTGTTTCATCCACAGATTTAAATGGTGGAGACACTGTGTAATTAGTTGGCCATTTATTCCACGTTGAGTGTATGTAATAAAAAGCCACATACATGGAGGGAACCTATGATAGTAGTTTAACATTTGGTGCAAGTCTCAAGTTGCAGTGTTTAATTGGACTTGAGAAATAGGgttttgaaattttcaattttaacatcattttttactaaaaaaaattgagttcTCAGGCGTTAAGAAACATTcggtgttaccatggcaacaattaAGCTATGACCTCAATGAGTGACATTTTTGGAGATTCCTCATGGGGACCTACTTCGATGTAAATTTGAGTGgggggttcaaaatttttcatttcccaCTTTGTTTGATTCTTACAGAGAATTGCTCTTACagctagaaagccgagattttcagggaaGCTGGGGCtatatctccccagtaaacacgccaaatttcagcgcgatCGAAGAAATTGGCGGCGTTCTAAAAATCCTACCAAAAATGATACGGTTTTGTATCCGATTGAGGCTCCCCTGTGGAAATTGAGTTTTAAAGATGTCACTGTCTTCACATTCTTAATTGACCGACATGAACAATATTTAATACAAATGAAATGAATGCATATTGAAGTGCGAGAGTTATATATGAATGAGAGAAGCGATCCTCGTTCTGTTCGCCAATTATCACGCTTAGTGATTTAGCTTCTTTAACTTCATTGATTAGTTTAGCATCGATCTCAATGTTTATCTGATCGTCAGAGAATGAATGTAAACGTTGGTTTAGTGACTCCATcgggattcgaatccatgacctctgGGATGACGGTGCAATGCTATACCAACTaagctaatatatagatttagccaagcctaaaagcggagctccctagttatttattcttactgcttgTAGGGTTAGGCCATCCCCGTTTTTTGTCCGTTCAGCGTCGTCCGACCAACTCAATacgggagcttacgaaacgaggacgacgatggctacgaggacttcatttaaaaatacaaatccgcgttattcatatcactacgaaactatttcatgtcgtttcgcattaaaaatgtgtagtaactgacgaggaattaaactggtatgagtgggttggaagcgtaaagagagaactgaaaattcattgtcatgtgctaacgtcctccacagaaccttgaatttagtcatttcacgtcgttatttaggagatgacgacaaagaaatgcaccaaaacgtaaaacgcacgtgcagtgcgtgcagagccattgtttttgttcactaaacctattgttttgtagcggcGTCGTCGTTTAGTAAGCTCCCGATCAGGAAACGCATTTGTACAGAAGCCTGTAGGGAACATGCGAGATAATCCTGGGTggattaaaaaaatgtaaatgcgagataaaaaactaGAACATGCGAGATAGAGAACGCGAGAAAGAAAATGAGagataaagaaatttaaaggttTTCTTCAAATATAGAACCTGGATATAGAGGAATAGGGAACGGGGAATGGGGAATCGTAGAAATGTTGAAAACGGGGGAATGTCGAAATGAGAATGAAGGAGGCCAGTGGAAATTTTATTAAAGGTGTGACAATCATCTCCGGTACTGAGTTTTAATAGCAGCTTACATGTGCAATAAACAGATCATCAGCAGCAAACCTTCCAAATGCGTACTTTTTCACCTAAGACATTAAAATTCACGCTTTAACTCACTGTCGCTTTTAAAACTGTGCAATAGTGCAGCCGGTGAGCATGATGGAGAAATAACTTTGTAGTCGGCTTGCCTCACATGTCGACTTTTCCCCGGCCTATTTACTGCCTTAGAGCCTGTTTTAGGGTAGTAACGGTGAAAAGCTTAAAGATAAATTTGTcatcgaacaaaaaaaaaacttgtcttttaggttaaaaaaaaatcagtggAAACTGACATTTTATTGACTTGTGATGTGATCGCAATTATTTATCTTTTGCGGCAGCGTTCTCTGTTTTGCGATGCTGATCTCCATCCATAGGCGGTTTGATAAGTAGAGAAGCTTGGTGAATCGGCAGTCAACACAAACCAACGCGTGCGCCGGAAAACGAAATGATATTGGGCAACATTTCGTGGTCATCGTTCGTCATCATCTTTTTGATCCATTTAGTTCTTTCCACTTTCATGAAGTAGATCTTACAGGGAACGAAAACACTGATCAATATATAGTTATTTTTGCCGGTTTGCGCAGGCCTTGTGGATTTGCATGGTGTTGTGACACGCGCGCGTTTGAGTTGCTTATCTAAATTTGTACctagtaatagttttcgctACATCTCCTCCCGCCTACGAATATGCAGATGGCAGTTGAGGTgtgtgctgcacattgtgatgtcttcatattattttacatgtaattaggtaggtaaatgaaagtgaaagatgcaaggaagGAATGAGCAATAAAAAACcgcatttatttttaatttctttcaacgtttatttgatacgctatcaattgaaaagcaatttacataattttggaaaatgtcttgaaaatatgatagtaaaacaggaacaggaacattcaatgactagaaggcaacatttcgtGGTCATCGTTCGTCATCATCTTTTTGATCCATTTCGTTCTTTCCACGGTATCTTGcaataccataaaataggaacaaaactcgcttataaataactgttgtaaaaattatctgagattgtttgaaaatgttgatactgagactatgcttttgctttctgaggttGCAGTTTGTGGCCGAGTctgtcgcccctgtttctgatttcaaTCGCTATGCTGAACCTTCGATATCAGTGCTCCCTGTGAGTTTCTGCCTCCTGACTCAAGTTACCCAAAACACCTCGCGAACtcggtgaacaataccgataccagCTTGTGCGCCCGGTTGAGCAAATGGAAATTGCTTTCCCCTGTGCAATATCTAacaatttacaaaattcccCTTTTTTACGTGGGGGCCTTCTAGGTTTTCCCCAGAGGCCAAAACTCTACGGGGGCAATTAGTGATGCGATACACGTGTAACGGCCATTCACTCTGATGAAGCCGGCCAGTAACCTCGGCCGGAATATAGGTGAAAAGGAAAAGTGTCTTGTTTCTCTTCACATGTAGGAGTTGTTGTATAACAGTTTGTGACAGAACGATAATTAAGTAACCATAGACAGGGAATCTTCTAAAAAGCCATGGGGCTTAAGGGATAAGGATACCCCTGACTGATTAAATTACAAGGACTAACGCTAATTTCCCCAACAAGCGTAACAGACTAAGTTAAAGAATTTCAAGAAACATTTTGAGATTAGAccaattctttctttttaaaagcGGTGTTAAAACGTTTTACATTCTGGAGTTTCTATCACCGAATCACTAAATTCAGCTTGTTATGTCAGTGATCAATACTAACTAACAGCTTGATTCGGCGCTGTTCTCCACATTAAAGATGCACACACGAAAaagagggtctgaatggggTTAACTGACTAGCGGCAAGGGGCGACAAATACTACCGactaccgacaaaacgaggaaaaaattaccGATTACCGACATTGACCGACACTATCGATATTTGTTTTCAGAAAGAAGAGATTAGAAtagtattttgtattttttctagTTTACGAAGTAACCACATTAAAGGTAACTATATAATTTCCTGTCATCTTGTTACTTTTTAGCCGGAGAGGAGCGCGGTCTCCAGTTCGCAGAACAACTTCCGGTAATCGAGCCCACGAAATCTCCCGCTGTAATATCATAGAAGTAAtagtgagttttttttttctgaaaaggcGAAGAAGTCGCAATCCAACGCCACCGCAGCCGGGTTCGGGTCGACAAAGATAAACATACAAGAGTATTGgaattataaaaattaaaacgTCTGACAGAATTTTTGGGATTCAAGGAGCAAGCTCTTCAGTTTGGAATTGGTGGTTTCTCGCTTGACAAAATCGTCCACGGGAAAATACGAGAACTTTGCTATAGTGAAAGATGGGCAGTGGCAACTAGAACGGGCAAACTTAATATCTGATGAAGGCAGCAGTGAGCTGCAGTTACGTAGAACGCTCTATTAGTCTGAATAGTTTGGTACAATCTATAAAGCGTACATCCATATGGGCAGCAAAGTACTATACGTATGACAGGTCTTACTAATCTGTCCCTCAATCTGCCCTGCCCCTTAAAGCTGTTGCAACTATAGCACCTTTGCCAAGTTAAGGAATAACACCAGGAATGGAGGAACTGATGAAAGAATGGTTAGAGCGGTACAGACCAGTACGCCAACTGACTTGTAGGAGTGTTAGgacaacaaaagacaaagcTGGGGCCTTGCCGCTTGCTGTCTACGCTGTTCAACCCACTGGCAACGAGTCTGAAGAGAGACTTTCATTTCTTGAGGAAATCGATATAATTTTATCAAGATGTTCGATGATCACAAAGAGGTACAAATTGATGAATATGAGAAGATTCTGATGACAACGAAACGAACAATGAAGGATATCTAGAGCTTTTCAAGAGATCGTGTATTACCCGATCCAGCAGAGCAGTTCGTGCATTTGTGAGTCTCGACTTTTGACTGTAAGTAGTAAATGATAGTTGTCTTTACGATGCTTGCAACGATATCATTACTTAAAGAGAGGATACTGGAACCGAGAAGCTGGGgtatatagatggttttcacaatgACATCATCAAACTctaaattatttgaaattttatctataggaggttgattgaagatgacctagaaaaaataataaatcttttttcaagtttccagttccatgacgcctttcgtttcgaaaatacagcattttgaatttccgaattgtcaacTTGCGtaacaccatgatacaaagttatttggttgaaaaaaatgtctatgcCAATGAATCTCAGCAGCCTgagcgtttcaagtacattaggagattgGTTCAtacctatttattttatttcatgagCGAAACGTAAGCACTTTTATAGTTCGTTTCtggacgccatattggtgcacaacACCGgcggctccatacaaaactctgtaaagttgcgtgaaacacttcgacaaataactcagaaacaatGAACCACACAGACCTTAGAATTGGTTAGGTGATTTATGAATGTGTCTCCTGCAATGTTCCAAGTTTATGGCGTATTTTACCGAACGGTTTcgattttatatatttttttttgcgtgacagtgaaaacgatctatacacAAAAGCAAACCAGGATTCATGAACTTTAAGAGGAATCAAATGATGCAATCTTACAAGTTACTAGTTTTACACGTTATATGGGGCTCAAAGTCTTGAAACTAGGTGAATTTCATAACCCATATTAACAATTAACGTGCATTGTCAATTATTAACGGAGATgtaccgacaaccgacaaaaaTCAGAAATTTTAACCGACTACCGACAAAGTGACTgaattttaaccgacaaccgacaagtggaccccccccccccttactgccccccattcagaccctcCTACATGCATCTCATTCAAAATTTGAATTTCCGCCATATATGTCCTAAGCTCATTTGCATTATGACTGTCCAAATAAGTCTATCGGTGAGCTTACCACTACTCAAATTGTCCACAAATCTTATCCTCTTTTCTCTCATTTCTTCGTTATCCTCTTCGTCTTCCTTTCTATTCCCCACTGTTTTCCGCTTGTTTAGTATTCATATTATCTCCACCCGTTTCATTCACTTGGTCTTGGTCATTTTCAGTATCGAAGTCTTGTCTTCCAGGATTATCACTTTTACTTTCATCTCTTTTCCCTTCCTCTGTTTCCAGATATCTCCAACTCTTACTTCAATCAAATTCATTAGTGCTTTGTCTTTTCAAAAACTCGCAGCATTATTCCTTATGCATCCtctcctcggcggagaaaagccctgggaacgaggttgtttttTTGAGCCTCTTCATTAGAAACGGCTAGGTCTGGCCTCGCCACATTTGTTCTCTGAAGTACGCCTTTGGTTTTGTTAGGTTGACATTGATTGTTATCTATGTCTGCAGTGTCGTAAAATTGTAAATTCAATGCATGGGTACAAAAAGGTCCATCCAGCGTTGCCCGGCTCTCTGGATAAGGAGTTTGTAGTGGAAGCGGCGCCATTCCTATCAGATCCCGCGGTCGGTGACCTCTTAACGGCCATCCTCCCATTTCGGGTTGCGAGTATCATTGTTCGTGTAACCTCCACTACGTATTCTGCCAACCGAGGCTGAAGAGCACCACCTACCCATACAATTCATGTAGCTACCACTAGATGGGTTGTACGCCAAGACTAAAGATCCCCATCTGCCCTGGTTTGTGGTCAGAGTTTTCCCTCTCATATGATAACCTGCAGAGCACGCTTTTTTTAGGGGGCGGACGCTTGTTCAAGGTCCAACGTTCGTAATGGACCGCCATTTTAAAAGCACACAAACGGTAGAGGATTGGGACGAGGGGCGGGGAAAGGCCAGTAAGGCCTGTTGGAGTGACAAACAACTCTTAATTAGTTGCCCTTGATTGCACTTCCGCAAATGTAAAAAGCGCCAGTAAtaaccgagttcgttttttttaaaactgggAATTACAAATTTACTTTCGACAAAAACATCGACATGCATGTGGATATTAAGAGATTTGCGAGTGCAAAGATGTGTCGGAAATACGTCCAAGTGATAGAAAGTGATGGTAATCATGGGTAGCAAAGGTACCGCTTTGCTTGGCTTCAATCTTTATTGTTGACTTGTTGAAGTGACTAAATCTATTTATAACCCACCGATTAGTTTCTGCGGGCTGTCATTGCATAAAACTGATCACGTGATACAAATCGGACGATGGTTATCAGAGCTAGGTTATTGttcatcaaatattttcgctcgcgcgcggtTGGTCTAAAcacgtcacgtgggcgaatattccccagctaaaactggggaatatccgaggatattctgCAATGATATTCCGCATTTTTAAAActgacttcaaggattcaaggctcacattaaaattaatgttagggtggcagaacggtttgctttcgtaacagaagaagagataaacctgctggtcgatagagtgGTACaggaaaacaccaaaaaatccactttatacgctgttaacgtttttgacggtaagctgtttgtaaatcgtatccgccacttgtatccacacaattaaaaaagtatgttgtactttttccccaagcatattcttttaactgaagcgaggtctgttcgaaattctggaaatgaatattgaatgacgcggttttggaagccaattgacaaactttgacgtgttgacatatgacggactggcagatcccgcttgttgcgaaaaatatttgaaggataataaacacaatagcctcaatttggctttaaaaatatgtttggatatttgtccttggacattatctgttcctcgaagctcacagttttcctcgagcttcgctctctgaaaactgttcgcttctcgaaACAGATAATGTctgcggacaaatatccgaggcTATTTTCGCGctaaatgaaggctattgtttatatatccGCCATCCGTCGTCTGATTTTATTTCGTcgaaagaaaaaacaggaaacGAGGAAACGTTCAAGCTAAACTTTTGATTGATC
The genomic region above belongs to Montipora foliosa isolate CH-2021 unplaced genomic scaffold, ASM3666993v2 scaffold_46, whole genome shotgun sequence and contains:
- the LOC137989480 gene encoding uncharacterized protein — protein: MADQSGETSEETYPENVLKKKRNQRSQSRRRVTLCIKRIREIVDKGQVQDSKTRLKKEIQQLRKDYEIARHQNGELYDLVEEEEHDTLDQWENDLANDVFSIEEEVEGSVIALEDNQVHTAGADNVSGSVQNASGHASNASGSEETTGHASNASGSEKDTSHTSNTSGSGEDTSHLSNVASSNAVTAQASGTNTPSSSQVQTGPSLDLTVIENHTSKTPTSHGNAQQASQISGQASVFNLAPKTELAYARSFDAWIDDLIEFQETLLPQSDIGNVTIADALFKLEANKDIPSIQLPSFDGDALSYTDFVDQFKIHIHDKVHLKDNTQMIQLRMHVKGEAERAISGLGSKGIMYATALKYLKEQFGQPSVIARAVVNKLTTGEKIGRSNREALKAFSLDIINCLSIMHRLNYYADINANDSLRRIVMRLPDHLVDKWKGVVADIREKGQIPTLKHIGDFVRKRVKAEFDPDFGDIQRDSRNTKTESSGGGRGKKSIFSTRRTKGKTRKCPICEGSHTVPECLTLKDSTVDERFELVTKARLCFSCLSRGHMTRDCWSRKKCDINGCQRFHHSLLHTDPPTASGVASVLDKNGILPVVRVRFRAANGRVREGNVLIDSGATTTVIRKDFAVALGLQGKRERIDLAVVGGEAVRQPESRRLKFWISPIEGSEEFSIEAYEIDKTVFNVPPLDRQWLMSFIHLSDIVLSHKAGPVDLILGVQYSHLHAECEVRQGLPFDPVGKRTKLGWFVIGSDNTKKSDAVSSISFVELLNISKFYELETLGVQARDCSCSRAAMLSNKAIDLMESSCKRLGNRYTVGLPWKRTSPFFQTTIHWRRRGFSLWNGTFSRTKLKPNCMTMP